The DNA window GGGGCTGCGGGACAATGCGCTTAGCGCTGCAGATGGGCCGTGTTTAAAACGCGCCCCCCAAAGGCGATCTACCGGATGTGACATAACATATTCCTTCTCTTATGGCATGGATGTTGCAACCTTTCACTGGTGACAACCGGGTTAATTTTTAGCGGCAGCAAATAAGGCACCCAAGCGATCACGCAATAACGGGACAAAAAAGATGATGCAGTTAAATTAATAATGGAGAACGTCTATGCGGGGGTAAATATTTATTATGGAAAGTCAACTTTCCAAATCCGGAAACACATCATCATGCCGAGGTGATATTAATCAGCAGACTATAGGCGTCGCAGATTTAAAGCTTCTTAAGGTATTCAAAACGGTAGTTGAGGCCGGAGGATTTACCGCAGCCTGCGGTGAGCTAAATATTGGACTAGCTGCTATCAGTAAGCAAATTTCTGATTTAGAAGTGCGTTTCGGCATGAAACTTTGCACGCGTGGGCGCGAAGGATTTTACCTTACCGATCACGGAAAAATAACCTACAGCGCATGCCTTGATTTGTTCTCATCGATTAATCAATTCCGCGACAAATTAAACAATGCACGGCATGAGTTGTTCGGCGAATTAAATATCGGCATTATTGATAACACCATTACCGACCGGCGATCGCCCGTCGTTAGCGCCCTGCGCACCATACACCGCCAGGCGCCCAAGGTTAGTGTGCGCCTACATGCTACGCAACTGGAGGAGATCGAACGCGGCGTAATCGATGGCCGATTTACCTGTGGCATTATTCCTGTCTACCAGGAAAAACCAGATTTAGATTACTTTTTCCTTTATGATGAAATCGCGTACCTGTGTTGTTCAAATCAGCATGAACTGTTCTCGCTGACGCCGGATGAATTAACCTTTGAACGCATCGAAAACGCTAGCCTGGTCAATCATTTTTATACCAACCACAGCCATAAGAATCCCGCTTTGCATTTTTCGTCATCCAATGCGATTGCCGTTCAGGTCGAAGCCGTGACCATGCTAATCCTGACAGGGAATTATATCGGTTTCTTACCCGATCATTATATTAATGGTTTCACTGCCGATGGAGAAATTAAAGCTTTGCTACCAGATGCCATTAGCGTTAAGACACCCATTAATCTTGTGGTAAAACGCGGTACAGCGCTAAATTCGGTGGTTAAATTATTCCTCAATGCATTGAAAGATAGGCCATCAACCGCTGCACCAGTGGAAGCGAATCACTGACTTGCCTCACGGCGCACCAACAGGTGCACCGTGAATAAACATCCGATGCAAAACAGTGCAACCCCGTATCCCCCAGCTTCCCGCTGGGGCAAGGTGAGCTGTACTGTCAGGAGCGCCCTTCGTAACCATCGTAGTAGGCCGCGATGGCTTCATTCATCAGGATATTCTTTTGCTTTTGTGAATCGCTGGGGCTGTATTCGGTATTGATAAAGTGCTGTTTTCTTTCCCACATTTTGGCAAACTCTGGGCTGCGAAAATAATTTTCTTTCTCCTTTGCCTGCTGCGGCGTTAATCCGTTGGCGCGGTCTTTTTTACCCTCTTGGTAAAACTGATCAAAAAATGGCACGCTCATGCGAATCGTATCCGTAATTAGCGTCCTGGAATTGGGATCAAAATGATCGCTGTCTATCTGATAGATGGCATGTTTGGCATGCCGTTCCGGGCTGCTGGTTTGCGTGGTGCAGGCACACAGCAATGCTGCTGCCAGTAACAAGGTGAGGTTATAACTTGTGTTATTCATTTTTATCCCTAAATAAAAACCATTATCTCCTGGAACATACGTTTTACTGCGCAGGCTAACCGCCTGTAACTCAACAACGTCAGAGATATCTTTGATATGAAAAAACCACATCCCCAGTGATGCGGCTTTATATTTCAGTACAAGTGGAAAATATTCGCTCATCAAGAAAAATAAAATTCCACACGGGAAATATTATATACATATCGCCAAACAACGAATACTGCGTTAATCCCTTTTTGATTATTTTAAAGTAAGCCGAAAACAAACCGGCTGGAATCATCATGAAGCGCTCAAACGGCAGAATGCGCCGCCACGGTGCATTCTGCCGTGCTTTGCCACAAAACCCCTTGGTACACCGGCATAGCAGGCTGGCACGGATATTGCTGCACTATGGCATGACCGATTTCATTGCCAAGGGATGTATCGCAGGCCATGCCGCCAAACACGATCAAGAGCGTCTGCCCTTACTGTGGGGTAGGCTGCGGCATCATTATCGACGTCGCAGACAACCGAGCCATCAAGGTAACGGGTAACAAGCTGCATCCCACTAATTTTGGCCGGCTGTGCACCAAGGGCAGCACCTGCACCCAGGCCATTGCGGGCAGCGGGCGGCTTGAACACGCCTACCTGCGCAACGAGCACCAGCATGAGCCGGTGAAAGTGGCGATGCGCCACGCCATCACGGAAACCGCCCGCCGCCTGCGCGCCATTATCGATACCCACGGCCCGGATGCGGTGGCGATGTATGTCTCTGGCCAAATGTCGCTGGAAGCCCAGTATCTGGCCAATAAGCTGATCAAAGGCTTTATCGGCACCAACAACATTGAATCCAATTCGCGCCTGTGTATGGCCAGCGCCGGCAGCGGCTATAAACTTTCGTTAGGTGCGGACGGGCCGCCGGGTTCCTACCAGGATTTCGATCGGGCCGATGTGTTCTTCGTGATTGGCGCCAACATGGCCGACTGCCACCCTATCCTGTTCCTGCGAATGATGGACAGGGTGAAGGCCGGCGCAAAACTGATCGTGGTGGATCCGCGCCGTAACACCACGGCAGACAAAGCCCAGCTGTTTTTGCAGATCAAGCCCGGCACCGATCTGGCCCTGCTCAACGGCCTGCTGCACCTGCTGGTGAAGAACGGCCATACCGATGATGATTTTATCGCCCGCTATACCGAAGGCTGGGAGGCAATGCCCGCTTTCCTGGAAGACTACCCGCCGGATAAAGTGGCCGCGATCACCGGCCTGGCGGAGGCCGATATCCGCCAGGCGGCGGAGTGGATCGGTGCGGCGCCGGAATGGATGAGCTGCTGGACCATGGGGCTGAATCAAAGCACCCACGGCACCTGGAATACCAACGCCATCTGTAACCTGCACCTTGCCACCGGCGCCATATGCCGCCCCGGCAGCGGCCCCTTTTCGCTCACCGGGCAGCCCAACGCCATGGGCGGGCGGGAAATGGGCTATATGGGGCCGGGCCTGCCCGGCCAGCGCTCGGTATTGGCCGAGC is part of the Gibbsiella quercinecans genome and encodes:
- a CDS encoding Exc2 family lipoprotein: MSEYFPLVLKYKAASLGMWFFHIKDISDVVELQAVSLRSKTYVPGDNGFYLGIKMNNTSYNLTLLLAAALLCACTTQTSSPERHAKHAIYQIDSDHFDPNSRTLITDTIRMSVPFFDQFYQEGKKDRANGLTPQQAKEKENYFRSPEFAKMWERKQHFINTEYSPSDSQKQKNILMNEAIAAYYDGYEGRS
- a CDS encoding LysR family transcriptional regulator is translated as MESQLSKSGNTSSCRGDINQQTIGVADLKLLKVFKTVVEAGGFTAACGELNIGLAAISKQISDLEVRFGMKLCTRGREGFYLTDHGKITYSACLDLFSSINQFRDKLNNARHELFGELNIGIIDNTITDRRSPVVSALRTIHRQAPKVSVRLHATQLEEIERGVIDGRFTCGIIPVYQEKPDLDYFFLYDEIAYLCCSNQHELFSLTPDELTFERIENASLVNHFYTNHSHKNPALHFSSSNAIAVQVEAVTMLILTGNYIGFLPDHYINGFTADGEIKALLPDAISVKTPINLVVKRGTALNSVVKLFLNALKDRPSTAAPVEANH